One Phaseolus vulgaris cultivar G19833 chromosome 2, P. vulgaris v2.0, whole genome shotgun sequence DNA window includes the following coding sequences:
- the LOC137810293 gene encoding aspartic proteinase CDR1-like — protein sequence MAYDLFHVVIIIFLVFLPLHFSPIKANTDVSFSINLIRKTSPKLFPQRLRGLSAMSGTPQSPTGAYLGHYLMELSIGTPPFKIYGIADTGSDLTWTQCVPCNNCYKQLNPMFDPQKSSSYSNISCDSNLCHELDTGVCSPQKQCNYTYAYASGSITQGVLAQETVTLTSTTGTNILLKGIMFGCGHNNTGGFNDHEMGIIGLGGGPVSLISQIGSSFGGKMFSQCLVPFHTDVSVYSKMSFGKGSEVSGEGVVSTPLVAKEDKTPYFVTLLGISVGNNYLHYNGSSETVEKGNMFLDSGTPPTILPTQFYDPVVAEMKNQVAMEPIVDDPDLGFQLCYQTKKNLHGPILTAHFEGADVTLEPIQTFISPKDGVFCLGFTNTSSDVGIYGNFAQSNYLIGFDLEAQVVSFKPRDCTKNTES from the coding sequence CACTGATGTGAGTTTTAGCATCAATCTCATTCGAAAAACCTCTCCTAAACTCTTCCCTCAACGTCTAAGAGGTTTATCAGCCATGTCAGGAACTCCACAATCTCCAACAGGTGCTTACCTTGGCCATTATCTCATGGAGCTTTCCATTGGAACTCCACCATTCAAAATCTATGGTATTGCAGACACGGGCAGTGATCTCACATGGACTCAATGTGTGCCATGCAACAACTGCTACAAGCAACTTAACCCCATGTTTGATCCTCAAAAATCCTCCTCCTATAGCAACATATCATGTGACTCAAACCTGTGTCATGAACTTGACACAGGCGTGTGTTCTCCTCAGAAGCAGTGCAACTACACCTATGCATATGCATCTGGTTCCATAACGCAAGGGGTTTTGGCACAGGAAACAGTCACACTCACCTCAACCACAGGGACAAATATTCTCCTTAAAGGTATCATGTTTGGTTGTGGACACAACAACACAGGTGGTTTCAATGACCATGAGATGGGAATCATAGGGTTAGGAGGAGGGCCAGTGTCATTGATTTCTCAAATAGGTTCATCCTTTGGAGGCAAAATGTTTTCACAATGCTTGGTCCCTTTCCACACTGATGTGAGTGTTTATAGCAAAATGAGTTTTGGGAAAGGGAGTGAGGTATCTGGGGAAGGAGTCGTTTCTACACCTTTGGTTGCAAAAGAAGATAAAACCCCTTATTTTGTGACCTTACTAGGCATCAGTGTTGGAAACAATTATTTACACTATAATGGTTCTTCAGAAACTGTTGAGAAAGGTAACATGTTCCTTGATTCAGGAACACCTCCAACTATCTTACCAACACAATTCTATGATCCAGTGGTGGCTGAAATGAAGAACCAAGTTGCAATGGAACCTATTGTAGATGATCCTGATTTGGGTTTTCAACTTTGCtatcaaacaaagaaaaatctTCATGGTCCTATTCTAACTGCTCATTTTGAAGGTGCAGATGTAACGTTGGAACCAATTCAAACCTTCATTTCACCAAAAGATGGTGTTTTCTGCTTGGGGTTCACCAACACTAGTAGTGATGTTGGGATTTATGGTAACTTTGCTCAATCAAATTACTTGATTGGGTTTGATCTAGAAGCACAAGTGGTTTCTTTCAAGCCAAGAGATTGTACCAAAAACACAGAATCTTAA
- the LOC137809591 gene encoding aspartic proteinase CDR1-like gives MAYYLTSFHPFLAAIIICLVFLPLHFSPIQGNTNEGFSINLIRKTSPKIFPQRLRGLSAISRTPQSPISAYLGEYLMEISIGTPPVKVYGIADTGSDLTWTQCVPCNNCYKQLNPMFDPQKSSSYSNIPCNSNLCHELNTGVCSPQKQCNYTYGYADDSMTQGALSQETVTLTSTTGESVPLKGIVFGCGHNNTGTFNDHEMGIIGLGGGPVSLISQIGSSFGGKMFSQCLVPFHTDVSVSSRMSFGKASKVSGNGVVSTPLVAKDDKTLYFVTLLGISVGNTYLHYNGSSNTVEKGNMILDSGTPPTMLPTQFYDQVVAQVKNQVKMKPIVDDPGLGSQLCYRTKNNLNGPMLTAHFEGADVTLAPIQTFIPPKDGVFCLAFTNISTDVGIYGNFVQSNFLIGFDLEAKMVSFKPTDCTKNK, from the exons ATGGCTTATTATCTCACATCATTTCATCCATTCCTTGCTGCTATCATCATTTGTCTGGTGTTTCTTCCTCTACATTTCTCACCAATCCAAGGAAACACAAATGAGGGATTCAGCATTAACCTCATTCGAAAAACCTCTCCCAAAATCTTCCCTCAACGTCTAAGAGGTTTATCAGCCATTTCAAGAACTCCACAGTCCCCAATAAGTGCTTACCTTGGTGAATATCTCATGGAGATTTCTATTGGAACTCCACCAGTCAAAGTCTATGGTATTGCAGACACGGGCAGTGATCTCACATGGACTCAATGTGTGCCATGCAACAACTGCTACAAGCAACTTAACCCCATGTTTGATCCTCAGAAATCCTCCTCCTATAGCAACATACCATGCAACTCAAACTTGTGTCATGAACTTAACACAGGCGTGTGTTCTCCTCAAAAGCAATGCAACTACACCTATGGCTACGCAGATGATTCCATGACACAAGGAGCTTTGTCACAGGAAACTGTGACACTCACCTCAACCACAGGGGAAAGTGTTCCCCTTAAGGGCATTGTGTTTGGTTGTGGGCACAACAACACAGGTACTTTCAATGACCATGAGATGGGAATCATAGGGTTAGGAGGAGGGCCAGTGTCATTGATTTCTCAAATAGGTTCATCCTTTGGAGGCAAAATGTTTTCACAATGCTTGGTCCCTTTCCACACTGATGTTAGTGTTTCTAGCAGAATGAGTTTTGGCAAAGCCAGTAAG GTGTCGGGGAATGGAGTGGTTTCTACACCTTTGGTTGCAAAGGATGATAAAACCCTTTACTTTGTGACCTTACTAGGAATCAGTGTGGGAAACACGTATTTACATTATAATGGTTCTTCAAACACTGTTGAGAAAGGTAACATGATCCTTGATTCAGGAACACCTCCAACTATGTTACCAACACAGTTCTATGATCAAGTGGTGGCTCAAGTGAAGAACCAGGTTAAGATGAAACCTATTGTAGATGATCCTGGTTTGGGTTCTCAACTTTGCTATCGAACAAAGAACAATCTTAATGGTCCTATGTTAACTGCTCATTTTGAAGGTGCAGATGTAACATTAGCACCAATTCAAACCTTCATTCCACCAAAAGATGGTGTTTTCTGTTTGGCATTCACCAACATTAGCACTGATGTGGGGATTTATGGTAACTTTGTCCAATCAAATTTCTTGATTGGATTTGATCTAGAAGCAAAAATGGTGTCTTTCAAGCCAACAGATTGTACCAAAAATAAGTAG
- the LOC137809592 gene encoding aspartic proteinase CDR1-like: protein MAYYLISFHPFLAAIIIYLVFLPLHFSPIQGNTNEGFSINLIRKTSPKVFPQRLRGLSAISGTPQSPISAYLGEYLMEISIGTPPFKVYGIADTGSDLTWTQCVPCNNCYKQINPMFDPKKSSSYSNIPCNSNLCHELDTGVCSPQKQCNYTYAYGDSSMTQGSLAQETVTLTSTTGESVPLKGIVFGCGHKDSEGFNDHEMGIIGLGGGPVSLISQIGSSFGGKMFSQCLVPFHTDVSVSSRMSFGKGSKVSGIGVVSTPLVAKEDKTPYFVTLLGLSVGNTYLHYNGSSKTVEKGNMFLDLGTPPTILPTQFYDRVVAQVKNQVAMKPIVDDPDLGSQLCYQTKNNLNGPMLTAHFEGADVTLAPIQTFISPKDGVFCLGFTNTSSDVGIYGNFVQSNYLIGFDLEAKMVSFKPTDCTKNK, encoded by the coding sequence ATGGCTTATTATCTCATATCATTTCATCCATTCCTTGCTGCTATCATCATTTATCTGGTGTTTCTTCCTTTACATTTCTCACCCATCCAAGGAAACACAAATGAGGGATTCAGCATTAACCTCATTCGAAAAACCTCTCCCAAAGTCTTCCCTCAACGTCTAAGAGGTTTATCAGCCATCTCAGGAACTCCACAATCCCCAATTAGTGCTTACCTTGGTGAATATCTCATGGAGATTTCTATTGGAACTCCACCCTTCAAAGTCTATGGTATTGCAGACACGGGCAGTGATCTCACATGGACTCAATGTGTGCCATGCAACAACTGCTACAAGCAAATTAACCCCATGTTTGATCCTAAAAAATCCTCCTCCTATAGCAACATACCATGCAACTCAAACTTGTGTCATGAACTTGACACAGGCGTGTGTTCTCCACAAAAGCAATGCAACTACACATATGCCTATGGAGATTCTTCCATGACACAAGGATCTTTGGCACAGGAAACTGTGACACTCACCTCAACCACAGGGGAAAGTGTTCCCCTTAAGGGCATTGTGTTTGGTTGTGGACACAAGGACTCAGAGGGTTTCAATGACCATGAAATGGGAATCATAGGGTTAGGAGGAGGGCCAGTGTCATTGATTTCTCAAATAGGTTCATCTTTTGGAGGCAAAATGTTTTCACAATGCTTGGTCCCTTTCCACACTGATGTGAGTGTTTCTAGCAGAATGAGTTTTGGCAAAGGGAGTAAGGTATCAGGGATTGGAGTGGTTTCTACACCTTTGGTTGCAAAGGAAGATAAAACCCCTTATTTTGTGACCTTACTAGGGCTCAGTGTGGGAAACACATATTTGCATTATAATGGTTCTTCAAAAACTGTTGAGAAAGGTAACATGTTCCTTGATTTAGGAACACCTCCAACTATCTTACCAACACAATTCTATGATCGAGTGGTGGCTCAAGTGAAGAACCAAGTTGCAATGAAACCTATTGTAGATGATCCTGATTTGGGTTCTCAACTTTGCTATCAAACAAAGAACAATCTTAATGGTCCTATGCTAACTGCTCATTTTGAAGGTGCAGATGTAACATTGGCACCAATTCAAACCTTCATTTCACCAAAAGATGGTGTTTTCTGCTTGGGGTTCACCAACACTAGCAGTGATGTGGGGATTTATGGTAACTTTGTTCAATCAAACTACTTGATTGGATTTGATCTAGAAGCAAAAATGGTATCTTTCAAGCCAACAGATTGTACAAAAAATAAGTAG
- the LOC137810295 gene encoding aspartic proteinase CDR1-like, whose translation MNSSTYHMTLSLAKSFMANILFFHLCFFVLYTVLLQTLSGAYNSGFSVQLIRQNSPNSPFYKSNELHMHRRASFYQVPKKSYAPNGPLTRVTSNNGDYLMKLTLGTPPVDVYGLVDTGSDLVWAQCTPCQGCYKQKSPMFEPLRSKTYTPVPCNSEECNSLFGHSCSPQKLCAYSYAYADSSVTKGVLARETITFSSNNEESVVVGDIIFGCGHSNSGTFNENDMGIVGLGGGPLSLVSQIGSLYGSRRFSQCLVPFHADPQTSGTISFGDASDVSGEGVATTPLVSEEGQSPYLVTLEGISVGDTFVPFNSSEMLAKGNIMIDSGTPATYLPQEFYDRLVEELKVQNSLLPIDDDPDLGTQLCYRSETNLEGPTLTAHFEGADVQLMPIQTFIPPKDGVFCFAMASTADREYIFGNFAQSNILIGFDLDKKLVSFKPTDCANQ comes from the coding sequence aTGAATTCCTCTACTTATCACATGACTTTGTCCCTTGCTAAAAGCTTCATGGCCAACATTCTCTTCTTCCATCTTTGCTTTTTTGTACTGTATACAGTCTTACTTCAAACTCTAAGTGGAGCTTACAACTCCGGGTTCAGTGTTCAACTAATCCGCCAGAACTCACCAAATTCTCCCTTCTACAAATCAAATGAACTTCATATGCATAGACGTGCCTCATTTTACCAAGTTCCCAAGAAATCATATGCCCCAAATGGTCCCTTGACTAGAGTCACATCCAACAATGGTGACTATCTCATGAAGCTCACATTGGGGACACCACCAGTGGATGTGTATGGTTTGGTTGATACAGGCAGTGACCTCGTGTGGGCACAATGTACACCTTGCCAAGGCTGTTATAAGCAGAAAAGTCCTATGTTTGAGCCTCTAAGGTCCAAAACATACACTCCTGTTCCATGCAATTCAGAAGAGTGTAATTCACTCTTTGGTCATTCGTGCTCTCCTCAAAAACTCTGCGCATATAGTTATGCTTATGCTGATTCTTCAGTGACAAAAGGGGTGCTTGCAAGGGAAACTATCACATTCAGTTCCAACAATGAAGAATCGGTTGTTGTTGGAGACATTATATTTGGGTGTGGACACAGCAACTCTGGAACTTTCAATGAAAACGACATGGGGATCGTTGGTCTAGGTGGGGGTCCTCTGTCACTTGTTTCACAAATTGGTAGCCTTTATGGAAGTAGAAGGTTTTCTCAGTGCCTGGTTCCTTTTCATGCAGACCCTCAGACTTCAGGTACCATCAGTTTTGGTGATGCCAGTGATGTTTCTGGTGAAGGAGTAGCCACAACTCCTTTGGTTTCTGAGGAAGGTCAGTCCCCTTATCTGGTCACACTAGAAGGCATAAGTGTTGGAGACACATTTGTGCCCTTTAATTCCTCAGAAATGCTTGCCAAGGGAAATATAATGATTGATTCAGGTACACCAGCAACATATTTACCACAAGAATTTTATGACCGTCTAGTGGAGGAATTGAAGGTGCAGAATAGCCTGTTACCCATTGATGATGACCCAGACTTGGGCACACAACTTTGCTACAGAAGTGAGACAAACTTAGAAGGGCCAACCTTGACTGCTCATTTTGAAGGGGCAGATGTGCAATTGATGCCAATACAAACCTTCATTCCACCAAAAGATGGGGTGTTTTGCTTTGCAATGGCTAGCACTGCTGACAGAGAATATATATTTGGCAATTTTGCTCAATCAAACATTTTGATTGGATTTGATTTAGATAAAAAGTTAGTTTCTTTTAAGCCAACTGATTGCGCTAATCAGTAG
- the LOC137810294 gene encoding uncharacterized protein, translating to MQIGMMVMMTQTLKTIVSSYHDHDKNSHLCPLPVSPPRRQSRIGTLAVAIAALLISTTAWLSLVFSDATTCCFHSLKDRETRPHFFNWKKCASHCHAKVTPPSALQFRAMKDHHRNGSSIVEQQGLSLKHIVFGIAGSSQLWKRRKEYVKLWWRPNDMRGHVWLEEQVLEEPGDDLLPPIMISEDISYFRYTNPIGHPSGLRISRIVKESFRLGLFDVRWFVLCDDDTIFNVNNLVDVLSKYNSSEMIYIGSPSESHSANSYFSHSMAFGGGGIAISQPLAKALSEMLDECIERYPKLYGSDDRLHACITELGIPLTWERGFHQWDIRGNAHGLLSSHPIAPFVSIHHVEAVHPFYPGLSSLDSLKLFTKAMKANPKSFLQRSICYDHTQHLTFSVSLGYVVQVLPNIVSPRELERSERTYSAWNGNSEANEFDFDAREPYKSLCKGSTLFFLKDTRREGNASWGSYVRGRDKEDFKKRILCFPHFPPMRNVGEIQVAVQPLSKNWHLVPRRLCCRQSQAGKEILQISVGECGKGSFASVY from the exons ATGCAAATTGGAATGATGGTGATGATGACTCAAACTTTGAAGACCATTGTGTCATCCTATCATGACCATGACAAGAATTCCCATCTATGTCCTTTGCCTGTCAGTCCACCGAGGCGCCAAAGCCGAATTGGAACCTTGGCCGTAGCCATTGCAGCACTTCTCATATCTACTACTGCTTGGCTTTCTCTTGTGTTCTCTGATGCAACTACATGTTGCTTTCACAGTTTAAAGGATCGGGAAACTAGACCCCACTTTTTCAATTGGAAGAAGTGTGCTTCTCATTGCCATGCAAAAGTAACACCCCCTTCTGCTCTCCAATTCCGAGCCATGAAAGATCATCATCGTAATGGAAGCAGTATTGTCGAACAGCAAGGCTTGTCACTTAAACATATTGTTTTTGGCATAGCAGGATCATCTCAACTTTGGAAACGGAGGAAGGAATATGTCAAATTGTGGTGGCGTCCTAATGACATGCGTGGTCATGTGTGGTTAGAAGAACAAGTGCTCGAAGAACCTGGAGATGATTTATTGCCTCCTATCATGATTTCTGAAGACATCTCATATTTCCGCTACACTAATCCCATTGGTCACCCTTCTGGCCTCCGGATTTCTCGCATTGTCAAAGAGAGCTTTCGGCTCGGCCTCTTTGATGTGCGCTGGTTTGTCCTCTGTGATGATGATACCATCTTTAACGTGAATAACCTAGTTGATGTTCTCAGCAAGTATAATTCTTCAGAAATGATTTATATAGGTAGCCCCTCGGAGAGccattcagcaaattcctattTCAGTCACTCAATGGCCTTTGGTGGTGGTGGGATTGCAATAAGTCAGCCACTTGCAAAGGCACTCTCTGAGATGCTTGATGAATGCATTGAGAGGTATCCAAAGCTTTATGGTAGTGATGATCGACTGCATGCCTGTATCACTGAACTTGGCATTCCACTGACATGGGAGCGTGGTTTTCACCAG TGGGATATAAGAGGTAACGCTCATGGTCTTCTATCCTCTCACCCAATAGCACCATTTGTGTCAATTCATCATGTTGAAGCTGTACATCCCTTTTATCCTGGCTTGAGCTCTTTGGACAGCCTGAAACTTTTTACAAAAGCCATGAAAGCCAACCCCAAAAGCTTTTTGCAGCGTTCCATATGTTACGATCATACACAACATCTAACATTTTCGGTGTCACTTGGTTATGTTGTTCAAGTCCTGCCTAACATTGTTTCTCCCCGTGAACTGGAGCGCTCTGAAAGAACTTACTCTGCTTGGAATGGTAATAGTGAAGCAAATGAATTTGATTTTGATGCTAGGGAACCATACAAATCTCTTTGTAAAGGTTCCACTTTATTCTTCTTGAAAGATACTAGAAGAGAGGGTAATGCTTCTTGGGGTTCATATGTTCGGGGTAGAGATAAAGAAGATTTCAAAAAGAGAATTTTATGTTTTCCTCACTTTCCTCCTATGCGCAATGTGGGAGAGATCCAGGTAGCTGTGCAACCTTTGAGCAAGAATTGGCATCTG GTTCCACGACGTCTCTGTTGCCGGCAAAGCCAAGCTGGCAAAGAAATACTCCAAATCTCAGTTGGAGAGTGTGGGAAGGGATCTTTTGCCTCCGTCTACTGA
- the LOC137810296 gene encoding protein MET1, chloroplastic, producing the protein MSAVVAGSSTSFSATFTTTRRSPSLKNSHLYTPPQCQKTSLQGLSLHEAKRGVSESFLGEKKNVSSISGRRLEIAAKTAGASKTIEVEVDKPLGLTLGQKSGGGVVITAVDGGGNAAKAGLKSGDQVLYTSSFFGDELWPADKLGFTKTAIQAKPDSVYFVVSRGAQVDVKKLPKRPAPPRFGRKLTETQKARATHICLDCGYIYTLQKPFDEQTDTYECPQCQAPKKRFARYDVNTGKAIGGGLPPIGVIVGLVAGVGAVGALLLYGLQ; encoded by the exons ATGTCCGCGGTGGTTGCCGGTTCCTCCACTTCATTCTCAGCCACCTTCACCACCACCAGGAGGAGTCCCTCCTTAAAAAACTCTCACCTCTATACTCCTCCTCAATGCCag AAAACATCTTTACAAGGTCTCTCACTGCATGAAGCCAAAAGGGGTGTTTCAGAATCATTCCTTGGTGAGAAAAAGAATGTTTCCTCCATCAGTGGGAGGAGGCTTGAGATTGCAGCAAAAACTGCTGGAGCTTCAAAGACAATTGAGGTGGAGGTTGACAAGCCTCTTGGCCTCACCTTAGGGCAAAAATCTGGTGGGGGTGTTGTCATCACG GCTGTTGATGGTGGTGGAAATGCAGCAAAAGCAGGGCTAAAGTCAGGGGACCAAGTTCTTTACACTAGCAGTTTCTTTGGAGATGAATTGTGGCCTGCGGATAAGCTTGGATTTACTAAAACAGCAATCCAAGCAAAACCTGATTCTGTCTACTTTGTTGTCAGCAG AGGTGCCCAGGTAGACGTTAAAAAGCTCCCAAAGCGTCCTGCTCCTCCTCGCTTTGGAAGAAAACTGACTGAGACTCAAAAG GCAAGAGCTACTCACATTTGCCTTGATTGTGGATACATATACACCTTACAGAAACCTTTTGATGAGCAG ACGGACACATATGAATGTCCTCAGTGTCAAGCACCAAAGAAGAGGTTTGCTAGATATGATGTTAATACTGGAAAAGCTATTGGTGGGGGCTTGCCTCCTATTGGAGTTATTGTTGGACTCGTTGCTGGTGTTGGTGCTGTAGGAGCTTTGCTTCTTTATGGTCTTCAGTAA